Proteins from a genomic interval of Stenotrophomonas sp. 24(2023):
- a CDS encoding S46 family peptidase, with amino-acid sequence MRSNLLAFSVVASLGLVQVAHAAEGMWVPQQLPEIAGPLQKAGLKLSPQQLADLTGDPMGAVVALGGCTASFVSPQGLVVTNHHCAYGAIQLNSTAEKNLIKDGFNAPALKDELSAGPNARVFVLDQITDVTAQAKAAIAAAGKDPLARSRALDAFDKAQVAACEADAGFRCRLYSFSGGNTYRLFRNLEIKDVRLVYAPPGSVGKFGGDIDNWMWPRHTGDFSFYRAYVGKDGKPAAFSPDNVPYQPKHFLKFADQPLGADDFVMVAGYPGRTNRYALAGEFNETASFTYPTIAAHYNAVLKLIADAGKADADVKVKYAATAASMNNVAKNYLGQLEGFKRIDAAGQKQAEEAAVLAWLKQQGAAGKPALAAHAQLLKHLDTSKATRERDLFVSQFNNTSAVSAAIALYRLSIERTKPDAQREAGYQDRDLTTIEGSLRQMDRRYVAKMDQQLQTYWLDQYVALPATQRDNAVLNTWLGGSDAAAVKSLVGKLSGTELGSLDARLKWFKADRAAFEASTDPAIQYAVAAMPALLKQEEQRKIREGESLTARPVYLQAVADYKKSKGEFVYPDANLSLRITFGNVMGYGKDGVKYTPFTTLEGVAAKETGEDPFDSPKALLDAVKAKRYGGLEDKRIGSVPVNFLSNLDITGGNSGSPVLDAHGKLVGLAFDGNWESVSSNWVFDPVMTRMIAVDSRYMQWIMQEVAPAPQLLKELNLAK; translated from the coding sequence ATGCGCTCGAACCTCCTTGCCTTCTCCGTCGTTGCCAGCCTGGGGCTGGTCCAGGTCGCCCATGCCGCTGAAGGCATGTGGGTGCCGCAGCAGCTGCCGGAAATCGCCGGTCCGCTGCAGAAGGCTGGCCTGAAGCTGTCCCCGCAGCAGCTGGCCGACCTGACCGGCGACCCGATGGGCGCGGTGGTCGCACTCGGCGGCTGCACTGCCAGCTTCGTGTCCCCGCAGGGCCTGGTGGTGACCAACCACCACTGCGCCTACGGTGCCATCCAGCTGAATTCGACCGCCGAGAAGAACCTGATCAAGGACGGCTTCAACGCGCCGGCCCTGAAGGACGAACTGAGCGCCGGCCCGAACGCCCGCGTGTTCGTGCTCGACCAGATCACCGACGTCACCGCCCAGGCCAAGGCCGCGATCGCCGCGGCCGGCAAGGATCCGCTGGCCCGCAGCCGCGCGCTGGATGCCTTCGACAAGGCCCAGGTGGCCGCCTGTGAAGCCGACGCCGGCTTCCGCTGCCGCCTGTACTCGTTCTCCGGCGGCAACACCTACCGCCTGTTCCGCAATCTGGAAATCAAGGACGTGCGCCTGGTCTACGCGCCCCCGGGCAGCGTCGGCAAGTTCGGCGGCGACATCGACAACTGGATGTGGCCGCGCCACACCGGCGACTTCTCCTTCTACCGCGCTTACGTGGGCAAGGATGGCAAGCCGGCCGCGTTCTCGCCGGACAACGTGCCTTACCAGCCCAAGCACTTCCTGAAGTTCGCCGACCAGCCGCTGGGTGCCGACGACTTCGTGATGGTGGCCGGCTACCCGGGCCGCACCAACCGCTATGCACTGGCCGGTGAATTCAACGAAACCGCCAGCTTCACCTACCCGACCATCGCCGCCCATTACAACGCGGTGCTGAAGCTGATCGCCGATGCCGGCAAGGCCGACGCCGACGTCAAGGTGAAGTACGCCGCCACCGCGGCCAGCATGAACAACGTGGCCAAGAACTACCTGGGCCAGCTGGAAGGCTTCAAGCGCATCGATGCGGCCGGCCAGAAGCAGGCCGAGGAAGCCGCCGTGCTGGCCTGGCTGAAGCAGCAGGGCGCCGCCGGCAAGCCGGCCCTGGCCGCGCACGCGCAGCTGCTCAAGCACCTGGACACCAGCAAGGCCACCCGTGAGCGTGACCTGTTCGTCAGCCAGTTCAACAACACCTCGGCGGTGAGTGCGGCCATCGCGCTGTACCGCCTGTCGATCGAGCGCACCAAGCCGGATGCGCAGCGCGAAGCGGGTTACCAGGACCGCGACCTGACCACCATCGAAGGCAGCCTGCGGCAGATGGATCGCCGCTACGTGGCGAAGATGGACCAGCAGCTGCAGACCTACTGGCTGGACCAGTACGTGGCCCTGCCGGCAACGCAGCGTGACAACGCGGTGCTCAACACCTGGCTGGGTGGCAGCGATGCGGCTGCCGTGAAGTCGCTGGTCGGCAAGCTGTCGGGCACCGAACTGGGCAGCCTGGACGCCCGCCTGAAGTGGTTCAAGGCCGACCGCGCCGCCTTCGAGGCCAGCACCGACCCGGCGATCCAGTACGCCGTGGCGGCCATGCCGGCGCTGCTGAAGCAGGAAGAACAGCGCAAGATCCGCGAGGGTGAATCGCTGACCGCGCGCCCGGTGTACCTGCAGGCCGTGGCCGATTACAAGAAGAGCAAGGGCGAGTTCGTCTACCCCGATGCCAACCTGTCGCTGCGCATCACCTTCGGCAACGTCATGGGCTACGGCAAGGACGGCGTGAAGTACACCCCGTTCACCACCCTGGAAGGCGTGGCGGCCAAGGAAACCGGCGAAGACCCGTTCGATTCGCCGAAGGCGCTGCTCGATGCGGTCAAGGCCAAGCGCTACGGCGGCCTGGAAGACAAGCGCATCGGTTCGGTGCCGGTGAACTTCCTGTCCAACCTGGACATCACCGGTGGCAACTCCGGCTCGCCGGTGCTGGACGCGCACGGCAAGCTGGTCGGCCTGGCGTTCGACGGCAACTGGGAATCGGTCAGCTCCAACTGGGTGTTCGACCCGGTGATGACCCGCATGATCGCGGTGGACAGCCGCTACATGCAGTGGATCATGCAGGAAGTGGCGCCGGCGCCGCAGCTGCTGAAGGAACTGAACCTGGCCAAGTAA
- a CDS encoding histidine phosphatase family protein, protein MRILLARHGETPWNAEGRYQGQIDIPLSPIGEAQAQALGERLASVDITRAVASPLSRAQRTAQLALGAGRADTLLTEPDLQEIAHGEWEGLLASEINEKDPSRLQAWREEPDTVLMPGGESLRLVLERSWRGLARAAEGLGEQDTLLVVAHDAVNRVILCKVLGLPISRLWSFRQAPTTLNLLEGPDIDHLEVVRLNDCAHHTPFFGEAKHRAL, encoded by the coding sequence ATGCGCATCCTGCTTGCCCGCCACGGCGAAACCCCGTGGAACGCCGAAGGCCGCTACCAGGGCCAGATCGACATCCCGCTCTCGCCGATCGGTGAAGCCCAGGCCCAGGCTCTGGGTGAACGCCTGGCGTCGGTGGACATCACCCGCGCGGTGGCCTCGCCGCTGTCGCGCGCGCAGCGCACCGCGCAGCTGGCACTGGGCGCCGGTCGTGCCGACACCCTGTTGACCGAGCCGGACCTGCAGGAAATCGCCCACGGTGAGTGGGAAGGCCTGCTGGCCAGCGAAATCAATGAAAAGGATCCCTCGCGCCTGCAGGCCTGGCGCGAGGAACCGGACACCGTGCTGATGCCCGGCGGCGAGTCGCTGCGGCTGGTGCTCGAGCGCAGCTGGCGTGGCCTGGCGCGTGCGGCCGAAGGCCTGGGCGAGCAGGACACCCTGCTGGTGGTCGCCCATGACGCGGTGAACCGGGTGATCCTGTGCAAGGTGCTGGGCCTGCCGATTTCGCGCCTGTGGAGCTTCCGCCAGGCGCCGACCACGCTGAACCTGCTGGAAGGGCCGGACATCGACCACCTGGAAGTGGTGCGCCTGAACGACTGCGCGCACCACACGCCGTTCTTCGGCGAAGCCAAGCACCGCGCCCTCTGA
- the folC gene encoding bifunctional tetrahydrofolate synthase/dihydrofolate synthase: MTNTPTTLADWLTYIERQHPATIDMGLDRVHAVATALGLGQPARHTITVGGTNGKGSTVAFIEAIGRAAGWKVGAYTSPHLLRYNERVRIDGQEVDDATLVAAFQAVDAARGETTLTYFEYGTLAALYLFARAGLDLAVLEVGLGGRLDAVNIVDPDVAVITTVDIDHAEWLGNDREEIGAEKAGIIRGWKPVILGETDPPSSVLRRAYLLGANAIRGGSDYFYEPIDAQRWRWRDVGLRMELPVPALAGPIQLANAGAAIAALRALDRPMPRAAWAAGVASARIAGRMQAFEREGVQVRVDVGHNPQAATQLARSLRAEAVPGRTLAVYAALQDKDAVGVVQALQEVVAHWALAGLEGPRAQNAADLAQRLAGTDAASGTQYPDVEQALAATLAQARPGDRVLVFGSFHTAAAALQWLQSAG, encoded by the coding sequence GTGACGAACACCCCGACCACCCTGGCTGACTGGCTGACCTACATCGAACGCCAGCACCCGGCGACCATCGACATGGGCCTGGACCGCGTACACGCGGTGGCCACCGCCCTGGGCCTGGGGCAGCCTGCGCGCCACACCATCACCGTCGGCGGCACCAACGGCAAGGGCTCCACCGTGGCCTTCATCGAGGCGATCGGCCGGGCTGCCGGCTGGAAGGTCGGCGCCTACACCTCGCCGCACCTGCTGCGCTACAACGAGCGCGTGCGCATCGATGGGCAGGAGGTCGACGATGCCACGCTGGTGGCCGCGTTCCAGGCGGTCGATGCCGCCCGTGGCGAAACCACCCTGACGTACTTCGAATACGGCACCCTGGCCGCGCTGTACCTGTTCGCCCGGGCCGGCCTGGACCTGGCCGTGCTGGAAGTGGGCCTGGGCGGGCGCCTGGATGCGGTGAACATCGTCGATCCGGACGTGGCGGTCATCACCACCGTGGATATCGACCATGCCGAGTGGCTGGGCAACGACCGCGAAGAGATCGGCGCGGAAAAGGCCGGCATCATCCGTGGCTGGAAGCCGGTGATCCTGGGCGAGACCGACCCGCCATCGAGCGTGCTGCGCCGCGCCTACCTGCTGGGCGCCAACGCGATCCGTGGCGGCAGTGATTATTTCTACGAGCCGATCGATGCCCAGCGCTGGCGCTGGCGCGATGTCGGCCTGCGCATGGAACTGCCGGTGCCGGCGCTGGCCGGCCCGATCCAGCTGGCCAATGCCGGTGCGGCCATCGCCGCGCTGCGCGCGCTGGATCGCCCGATGCCGCGTGCGGCCTGGGCGGCCGGCGTGGCCAGCGCCCGCATTGCCGGCCGCATGCAGGCCTTCGAGCGCGAGGGCGTGCAGGTGCGCGTGGACGTGGGCCACAACCCGCAGGCCGCGACCCAGCTGGCGCGTTCGCTGCGCGCCGAAGCCGTGCCCGGCCGCACCCTGGCCGTCTACGCGGCGTTGCAGGACAAGGACGCCGTGGGCGTGGTGCAGGCCCTGCAGGAGGTGGTCGCGCACTGGGCGCTGGCCGGCCTGGAAGGGCCGCGCGCGCAGAACGCTGCCGACCTGGCGCAGCGCCTGGCCGGCACCGATGCCGCCAGCGGCACGCAGTACCCCGATGTCGAGCAGGCGCTGGCCGCCACCCTGGCCCAGGCGCGCCCCGGTGACCGCGTGCTGGTGTTCGGTTCGTTCCATACCGCCGCCGCGGCATTGCAGTGGTTGCAGTCTGCCGGCTGA
- a CDS encoding SPOR domain-containing protein — MDTPLKQRLIGAIVLVALAVIFLPMLVKGPAPDSGVASVPIKAPQAPSEGDFETRELPLLAPAGGATGLQSGQAAPIKETAPATPPTVDTSPAVAAGNYAVTFGAYGSQADADAVIAYLKRSQLPGFTETATINGRPAWRVRVGPYADRAQAEAARLQAVKVRADVKAEVITLDAAPAAPAAAASSTAAAAVANPVHSEALPTVTPASKPEPKPEAPKPAAKPDPKPEAPKPAAKPETKPEAKPATAPAAPAASGTGFAVQLGAFGQASDADALRDKVRGAGFSAFVEQVRTEKGTLHRVRVGPVATRAEAEQLKAQVAGKVGVAGMVRPHP; from the coding sequence GTGGATACCCCTCTGAAACAGCGTCTGATTGGTGCCATCGTCCTGGTGGCATTGGCCGTGATCTTCCTGCCCATGCTGGTCAAGGGGCCTGCCCCGGACAGCGGTGTCGCCAGCGTGCCGATCAAGGCCCCGCAGGCGCCGTCCGAGGGCGACTTCGAAACCCGTGAACTGCCGCTGCTCGCTCCGGCGGGTGGGGCCACCGGCCTGCAGAGCGGGCAGGCCGCCCCGATCAAGGAAACCGCGCCGGCCACGCCGCCGACCGTGGATACCTCGCCGGCGGTGGCTGCCGGCAACTACGCGGTCACCTTTGGCGCCTACGGCAGCCAGGCCGACGCCGATGCGGTCATCGCCTACCTGAAGCGCTCGCAGCTGCCGGGCTTCACCGAAACGGCCACCATCAACGGCCGCCCGGCATGGCGCGTGCGCGTCGGCCCCTATGCCGACCGCGCCCAGGCCGAGGCCGCGCGCCTGCAGGCGGTGAAGGTGCGCGCCGACGTGAAGGCCGAAGTCATCACCCTGGATGCGGCACCGGCTGCCCCCGCGGCGGCCGCGTCGTCAACCGCCGCGGCCGCCGTCGCCAACCCGGTGCACAGCGAAGCGCTGCCGACCGTGACCCCGGCCAGCAAGCCGGAGCCCAAGCCCGAAGCGCCGAAGCCGGCGGCCAAGCCCGACCCGAAGCCCGAAGCGCCCAAGCCGGCCGCCAAGCCGGAAACGAAACCGGAGGCCAAGCCGGCCACCGCCCCGGCCGCCCCGGCCGCCAGTGGCACCGGCTTTGCCGTGCAGCTGGGCGCCTTTGGCCAGGCCAGCGACGCCGATGCCCTGCGCGACAAGGTTCGTGGCGCCGGTTTCAGTGCCTTCGTCGAACAGGTCCGCACCGAAAAGGGCACGCTGCACCGCGTCCGTGTCGGGCCGGTGGCGACCCGTGCCGAGGCCGAGCAGCTGAAGGCACAGGTGGCGGGCAAGGTCGGCGTCGCCGGCATGGTGCGCCCGCACCCGTGA
- a CDS encoding CvpA family protein, producing MIDLVLGVLIGTSVLFGFFRGFIGTVVGLLAWLVAGWAALTFGEPAARAWAAPELPGSGHYLAGYLGVFVLVLVAVSLLGLLLKALAKLALLGGVDRLLGGALGLVRGVFIACVLLVLGGYTALPGEPAWQQSQLRPLLQPAVGWMQAQLPHLEGVLPQAVPLDGLLPQALPLPLDENAPSAMQELGKPAATGDNGVLSTVVAGGRWLRSAAQEPGAASPLPSNIEPAPERPAQPAPERSGTPGQARPSSL from the coding sequence GTGATCGATCTCGTGCTGGGTGTGCTGATCGGCACGTCCGTGCTGTTCGGCTTCTTCCGCGGCTTCATCGGTACCGTTGTCGGGCTGCTGGCCTGGCTGGTGGCCGGCTGGGCGGCGCTCACCTTCGGCGAACCGGCCGCACGGGCCTGGGCGGCACCGGAGCTGCCCGGCAGCGGGCATTACCTGGCCGGTTACCTGGGCGTGTTCGTGCTGGTGCTGGTGGCGGTCAGCCTGCTCGGCCTGCTGCTCAAGGCGCTGGCCAAGCTGGCCCTGCTGGGAGGCGTGGACCGCCTGCTGGGCGGGGCGCTGGGCCTGGTGCGCGGGGTGTTCATCGCCTGCGTGCTGCTGGTGCTGGGCGGGTACACCGCGTTGCCGGGCGAGCCGGCCTGGCAGCAGTCCCAGCTGCGGCCGCTGCTGCAGCCCGCCGTGGGCTGGATGCAGGCCCAGTTGCCGCACCTGGAAGGCGTGCTGCCGCAGGCGGTGCCGCTGGATGGCCTGCTGCCGCAGGCGTTGCCCTTGCCCTTGGACGAAAATGCCCCATCTGCGATGCAGGAGTTGGGCAAGCCGGCGGCGACAGGCGATAATGGCGTCCTCAGTACGGTAGTGGCGGGCGGCAGATGGCTGCGGTCCGCGGCGCAGGAGCCCGGTGCGGCGTCCCCACTGCCCAGCAACATCGAGCCGGCGCCGGAGCGTCCGGCGCAGCCGGCTCCGGAACGGAGTGGCACCCCCGGCCAGGCACGGCCCTCTTCCCTGTAG
- the purF gene encoding amidophosphoribosyltransferase, with protein sequence MCGIVGIVGNQNVAGQLYDGLTVLQHRGQDAAGIATADGTRLRVQKATGLVRDVFDARTMSTLEGRVGIAHVRYPTAGSEGMDEAQPFYVNSPYGIALAHNGNLINTETLRQQVFEQDRRNINTDSDSEVLLNVFAFELDAQRQLTPEAAIRAVSHVHRRCKGGYAVVSVVLGLGLVAFRDPHGIRPLVLGKRSHAEGDEYIVASESSALDVLGFQRVRDVQPGEALVITARGELFSEICAEPAEHTPCIFEYVYFARPDSMIDNVSVHKARMRMGIKLGEKILRLRPDHDIDTIIPIPDTSRDAALEISNVLGVKYREGFIKNRYIGRTFIMPGQGERVKSVRRKLNPIHLEFRNRVVLLVDDSIVRGTTSQQIVQMARDAGARKVYLASAAPPVRYPNIYGIDMPAAEELVAHNRSVEEIEAHLGCDWLIYQDIEDMEAAVREGNPALQHFDSSCFNGHYPTGIEPGYFERIQQLRSDDAKHKRRA encoded by the coding sequence ATGTGTGGCATCGTCGGAATCGTCGGCAACCAGAACGTCGCCGGGCAGCTCTATGACGGTTTGACCGTCCTCCAGCATCGTGGGCAGGACGCGGCCGGCATCGCCACCGCCGATGGCACCCGGTTGCGCGTGCAGAAGGCCACCGGCCTGGTCCGCGACGTGTTCGATGCGCGCACCATGTCCACGCTGGAAGGCCGGGTCGGCATCGCCCATGTGCGTTACCCGACCGCCGGTTCGGAAGGCATGGACGAGGCACAGCCGTTCTATGTCAATTCGCCGTACGGCATCGCGCTGGCCCACAACGGCAACCTGATCAACACCGAAACCCTGCGCCAGCAGGTGTTCGAGCAGGACCGGCGCAACATCAACACCGATTCGGACAGCGAAGTGCTGCTGAACGTGTTCGCCTTTGAACTGGATGCGCAGCGCCAGCTGACGCCGGAAGCGGCCATCCGTGCGGTCTCGCACGTGCACCGCCGCTGCAAGGGCGGCTACGCGGTGGTCAGCGTGGTGCTGGGCCTGGGCCTGGTGGCCTTCCGCGATCCGCATGGCATCCGCCCGCTGGTGCTGGGCAAGCGCAGCCACGCCGAAGGCGATGAGTACATCGTCGCCTCCGAATCGTCCGCACTGGACGTGCTGGGCTTCCAGCGCGTGCGCGACGTGCAGCCGGGCGAGGCACTGGTCATCACCGCGCGCGGCGAGCTGTTCTCGGAAATCTGTGCCGAGCCGGCCGAGCACACCCCGTGCATCTTCGAGTACGTGTACTTCGCGCGCCCGGATTCGATGATCGACAACGTGTCGGTGCACAAGGCGCGCATGCGCATGGGCATCAAGCTGGGCGAGAAGATCCTGCGCCTGCGCCCGGACCACGACATCGACACCATCATTCCGATCCCGGACACCTCGCGCGATGCCGCGCTGGAAATCTCCAACGTGCTGGGCGTGAAATACCGCGAAGGCTTCATCAAGAACCGCTACATCGGCCGTACCTTCATCATGCCGGGGCAGGGGGAGCGGGTGAAGTCGGTGCGCCGCAAGCTCAACCCGATCCACCTGGAGTTCCGCAACCGCGTGGTGCTGCTGGTGGACGACTCGATCGTGCGCGGCACCACCAGCCAGCAGATCGTGCAGATGGCCCGTGATGCGGGCGCGCGCAAGGTCTACCTGGCCAGCGCCGCGCCGCCGGTGCGCTATCCGAACATCTATGGCATCGACATGCCGGCGGCCGAGGAACTGGTCGCGCACAACCGCAGCGTCGAAGAGATCGAAGCCCACCTGGGCTGCGACTGGCTGATCTACCAGGACATCGAGGACATGGAAGCGGCGGTGCGCGAGGGCAACCCGGCGCTGCAGCACTTCGATTCGTCCTGCTTCAACGGCCATTACCCGACCGGCATCGAGCCGGGGTACTTCGAGCGCATCCAGCAGCTGCGTTCGGACGATGCCAAGCACAAGCGCCGCGCCTGA
- a CDS encoding ferritin-like domain-containing protein → MEAVPDVGGDLLRAAQQCLAEADPLRKVALTQAYAAAFRAGRLKVPADAPPAEPIRMPGRPPQLQLVHPREVPRRKLGSVAGRAGFIHAIAHIELNAIDLAWDAVYRFRGLPAAFLADWVSCADDESRHFLMLRQRLLAHGHDYADFPAHNGLWEMCEKTAHDGLARMALVPRVLEARGLDVTPGLIDKLRGCGDDETADVLEVILREEVAHVAAGSRWYRWYCERAGVEPRARFKALLAEYAGGYLHGPFNLEARLLAGFDMDELANLVEQAG, encoded by the coding sequence GTGGAAGCCGTGCCGGATGTCGGCGGGGACCTGCTGCGCGCCGCGCAGCAGTGCCTGGCCGAGGCCGATCCGCTGCGCAAGGTCGCGCTGACCCAGGCCTACGCCGCGGCGTTCCGCGCCGGTCGCCTGAAGGTGCCAGCCGATGCGCCGCCGGCTGAGCCGATCCGCATGCCGGGGCGGCCGCCGCAGCTGCAGCTGGTACACCCGCGCGAGGTGCCGCGGCGCAAGCTGGGCAGTGTGGCCGGGCGGGCGGGTTTCATCCATGCCATCGCCCATATCGAACTCAATGCCATCGACCTGGCCTGGGATGCGGTCTACCGTTTCCGCGGCCTGCCGGCGGCGTTCCTGGCCGACTGGGTCAGCTGTGCCGATGACGAATCGCGGCACTTCCTGATGCTGCGCCAGCGGCTGCTCGCGCACGGCCATGACTATGCGGATTTCCCCGCCCACAACGGCCTGTGGGAAATGTGCGAGAAGACCGCGCACGATGGCCTGGCGCGCATGGCGCTGGTGCCGCGCGTGCTGGAAGCGCGGGGCCTGGACGTGACCCCGGGCCTGATCGACAAGCTGCGTGGTTGCGGCGATGACGAAACCGCCGACGTGCTGGAGGTCATCCTGCGCGAGGAAGTGGCGCACGTGGCGGCCGGCTCGCGCTGGTACCGCTGGTACTGCGAACGTGCCGGGGTCGAGCCCCGCGCGCGCTTCAAGGCACTGCTGGCTGAATATGCCGGCGGCTACCTGCATGGACCGTTCAACCTGGAAGCACGCCTGCTGGCAGGCTTCGACATGGACGAACTGGCCAACCTGGTCGAGCAGGCCGGCTGA
- a CDS encoding DUF2235 domain-containing protein, which yields MAAADTGKAAGGERTPDGTLCIGLFFDGTRNNAHNLALPGPADAPRPRPPMLRADDDSTYQSRLTSSRDNGLTNLARLQSLYPDSRIGWNGAPSLSIYVEGVGTRDGADDDLIGLAFGVGSTGVRAKVERGLHALLPAALRALAARGPMPLQAVQLDVFGYSRGGAAARDAAHQLQGWTGAQWKALLAGAGLALDAAFAPATPVVRFIGLFDTVVAVSGGRADEQPRIALPSGVAGKVLQLVARDEHREHFALTSVAPEHEQIALPGVHANIGGGYDQTVEGPKLLTRPVRAALRSPGIADYSVPPWSLLQASAPYASAQAEALRWREQLGLGEQEVWVDAWHQWQQQRRAGSRSVQMAPVLHVSAAVVLKRQIDWRYQFIALQLMQQRAAAAGVHWTGDAAAVPEWALPAALQPIARRLLAGQPLTSPQEALLRRRYLMQSAHWNFDALGDTALAYAADAGVRELPYRPGPGLFYVNRPTVDGRRVVLPNG from the coding sequence ATGGCGGCAGCGGACACAGGGAAGGCAGCAGGCGGGGAAAGGACGCCCGACGGTACGCTTTGCATCGGCCTGTTCTTCGACGGCACCCGCAACAATGCACACAACCTGGCATTGCCCGGCCCCGCCGATGCCCCCCGGCCACGGCCGCCGATGCTGCGCGCGGACGATGACTCCACCTACCAGAGCCGCCTGACCAGCAGCCGTGACAACGGCCTGACCAACCTGGCACGGCTGCAGTCGCTGTATCCGGACAGCCGGATCGGATGGAACGGTGCACCGTCCCTGTCGATCTATGTGGAAGGCGTCGGCACGCGCGATGGCGCCGATGACGACCTGATCGGACTGGCCTTCGGTGTAGGCAGCACCGGTGTGCGGGCCAAGGTCGAGCGCGGCCTGCACGCGCTGCTGCCTGCGGCCCTGCGCGCCCTGGCCGCACGCGGGCCGATGCCGCTGCAGGCGGTCCAGCTGGATGTGTTCGGCTATTCCCGCGGCGGTGCTGCCGCGCGTGATGCCGCCCACCAGCTGCAGGGCTGGACGGGCGCGCAGTGGAAGGCGCTGCTGGCCGGGGCCGGGCTGGCTCTGGATGCGGCCTTCGCACCGGCCACGCCGGTGGTGCGCTTCATCGGGCTGTTCGACACCGTGGTGGCGGTCAGCGGGGGGCGCGCGGACGAGCAGCCGCGCATCGCCCTGCCCAGCGGCGTGGCCGGCAAGGTGCTGCAGCTGGTCGCCCGCGATGAGCACCGCGAGCATTTCGCCCTGACCTCGGTTGCCCCCGAACACGAGCAGATCGCCCTGCCCGGCGTGCACGCCAACATCGGTGGCGGCTATGACCAGACCGTGGAAGGCCCGAAGCTGCTCACCCGACCCGTACGCGCCGCGCTGCGCTCGCCGGGCATCGCCGACTACAGCGTGCCCCCCTGGTCGCTGCTGCAGGCCAGTGCCCCCTATGCCAGCGCGCAGGCCGAAGCGCTGCGCTGGCGCGAACAGCTTGGATTGGGCGAGCAGGAAGTGTGGGTGGACGCCTGGCACCAGTGGCAGCAGCAGCGCAGGGCCGGCAGCCGCAGCGTGCAGATGGCACCGGTGCTGCATGTGTCAGCCGCCGTGGTGCTGAAGCGCCAGATCGACTGGCGCTACCAGTTCATCGCACTGCAGTTGATGCAGCAACGCGCGGCCGCCGCCGGCGTGCACTGGACCGGCGACGCGGCCGCGGTTCCGGAATGGGCCCTGCCCGCCGCACTGCAGCCGATCGCGCGCCGCCTGCTGGCCGGCCAGCCGCTCACCAGCCCCCAGGAGGCGCTGCTGCGGCGCCGTTACCTGATGCAGTCGGCACACTGGAACTTCGATGCGCTGGGTGACACGGCACTGGCCTATGCCGCCGATGCGGGTGTCCGCGAACTGCCCTACCGGCCGGGGCCGGGCCTGTTCTATGTCAATCGCCCCACCGTGGATGGCAGGCGGGTGGTGCTGCCGAACGGGTGA